A single Campylobacter concisus DNA region contains:
- a CDS encoding succinate dehydrogenase: MSEKFTRREFLQSACISVGALATTAGATNVFAGEMPKGNESGLPSVDVLIIGSGGAGLRAATAVRKQYPNSTVVVATKMMPSRNATCMAEGGINGVTDFSNGDSFKLHAYDTVKGAAYLADQDAVVKFCEAAGAVIHELDHNGMLFSRIDNGDVSRKDNGDVAFRFMGGASKKRCNYAADKTGHILMHACLDDAITASVKFLMDHELLEIGLEDGKVEGVVLRNIQDGQIYPVLCKSLVIATGGYTRIFYNRTSVPFIATGDGIAAALKAGLGFEDPEMLQFHPTGVQNGGTLITEAARGEGGYLLNNKGERFMKNYHEKMELAPRDVVARAIETEIREGRGFGEGMSAYVLCDVRHLGKDTIMKKLPKIRHTAMLFQNIDLIEQPVPIRPTAHYSMGGIEVAKFDDMSTKIPGIYVGGEASCVSIHGANRLGGNSLTDAVVTGDLAGKGAGAYAKDAKFASGKKTSELAKMWQDKFKSIATGEGGVNDMYALREELGKNNWDLMGIFRTGAKLDQLSKNLEAIQAKYDTIKVPNQNPVMNTAFTDYVELGNLILLSRAACLAAQNRLESRGAHTREDYPKRDDVNFLKHSIVTLNDGKLELGYKDVVTGIFSLDGKKPE, translated from the coding sequence ATGAGTGAAAAATTTACCAGAAGAGAATTTCTACAAAGTGCCTGTATCAGCGTAGGTGCGCTAGCTACAACAGCTGGTGCGACCAATGTTTTTGCTGGTGAGATGCCAAAAGGCAATGAAAGTGGCTTGCCATCTGTTGATGTACTAATAATCGGCTCTGGCGGTGCTGGACTTCGTGCAGCAACAGCCGTTCGCAAGCAATATCCAAACTCAACCGTTGTTGTCGCTACAAAGATGATGCCATCACGCAACGCAACCTGTATGGCGGAGGGCGGAATAAACGGCGTTACTGACTTTAGTAATGGCGATAGCTTCAAGCTTCACGCTTATGACACAGTTAAAGGTGCAGCTTATCTTGCCGATCAAGATGCAGTTGTGAAATTTTGCGAGGCAGCAGGCGCAGTCATCCACGAGCTAGACCACAATGGCATGCTCTTTTCTCGTATAGACAATGGCGACGTGTCCCGTAAAGATAATGGTGATGTTGCGTTTCGCTTCATGGGTGGCGCTAGTAAAAAACGCTGTAACTACGCAGCTGATAAAACTGGTCACATTTTGATGCACGCCTGTCTTGACGACGCTATCACAGCTAGCGTTAAATTTCTAATGGATCATGAGCTACTTGAGATCGGTCTTGAGGATGGCAAGGTTGAAGGCGTCGTTCTTCGCAACATCCAAGATGGTCAAATTTACCCAGTTCTTTGCAAATCTCTAGTCATCGCAACTGGCGGATACACTAGAATTTTTTATAACCGCACATCAGTTCCATTTATAGCAACTGGTGATGGTATTGCTGCTGCGCTTAAAGCAGGTCTTGGTTTTGAAGACCCTGAGATGCTTCAGTTTCACCCAACTGGCGTTCAAAATGGCGGCACACTAATCACAGAAGCTGCTCGTGGCGAGGGTGGTTACTTGTTAAACAACAAGGGCGAGCGCTTTATGAAAAACTATCACGAAAAGATGGAGCTAGCTCCTCGTGACGTCGTTGCTCGTGCGATCGAGACAGAAATTCGCGAGGGTAGAGGCTTTGGCGAGGGCATGAGCGCTTACGTGCTTTGTGACGTTCGCCATCTTGGCAAAGATACTATTATGAAAAAGCTTCCAAAAATTCGCCACACTGCTATGCTTTTTCAAAATATCGATCTAATCGAACAACCAGTGCCTATTCGCCCAACAGCTCACTACTCAATGGGTGGTATAGAGGTAGCTAAATTTGATGATATGAGCACAAAAATTCCTGGAATTTATGTAGGTGGTGAGGCTTCATGCGTATCTATTCACGGTGCAAACCGCCTTGGTGGAAACAGCCTAACTGACGCAGTTGTAACTGGCGATCTAGCTGGCAAGGGTGCTGGCGCATACGCAAAAGATGCAAAATTTGCAAGCGGCAAGAAAACTTCTGAGCTAGCAAAAATGTGGCAAGATAAATTTAAATCTATCGCAACAGGCGAGGGCGGTGTAAATGATATGTACGCGCTTCGTGAAGAGCTTGGTAAAAACAACTGGGATCTAATGGGTATCTTTAGAACTGGTGCAAAACTTGATCAGCTCTCTAAAAATTTAGAAGCTATCCAAGCAAAATATGACACCATCAAAGTGCCAAATCAAAATCCAGTCATGAATACCGCCTTTACCGACTACGTCGAGCTTGGCAACCTTATACTTCTTTCTCGTGCAGCATGTCTTGCAGCACAAAATCGTCTTGAGAGCCGTGGCGCTCACACAAGAGAGGACTATCCAAAAAGAGATGATGTAAATTTCTTAAAACACAGCATCGTTACATTAAATGACGGCAAGTTGGAGCTTGGTTACAAAGATGTTGTGACAGGCATATTTTCACTTGACGGCAAAAAGCCAGAGTAA
- a CDS encoding ABC transporter permease, with the protein MSSKKVIFALFALLLLVLFFSLGIGRYKISYAQIFEFIRSAILNEQPSDEQGYTVFTLIRLPRVLFAVLVGAALASSGAVYQGLFKNPLVSPDILGVSSGAAVGASVAIILNFNYIGVQLSAFVCGLFAVFAVVFISSVIAKGRLNLLVMVLTGIVISSLFGALSSLIKFLADSEDKLPEVTFWLMGSLARSGGYKNLALLFCVVMICLVPLFMLRYKLNTLSFGEEEARAMGLNVKFYNIIIIIASTLLTATCVSFCGIVGWVGLVIPHIMRFVVGANFITLFPASLLGGGLFLLIVDTASRSLMASEIPLGVITSLVGAPLFVYLLYKSKNGFA; encoded by the coding sequence TTGAGTAGCAAAAAGGTCATTTTCGCATTATTTGCGCTTCTTTTGCTGGTGCTCTTTTTTTCATTAGGTATCGGACGCTACAAGATAAGCTACGCTCAAATTTTTGAGTTTATAAGATCAGCCATTTTAAACGAGCAGCCAAGCGACGAGCAGGGCTACACGGTCTTTACGCTCATTCGCTTGCCAAGGGTGCTTTTTGCCGTCCTTGTCGGTGCAGCGCTTGCTAGTTCTGGAGCTGTCTATCAAGGTCTTTTTAAAAATCCTCTAGTCTCGCCTGACATCCTTGGTGTCTCAAGTGGCGCAGCTGTGGGAGCTAGCGTGGCTATCATCTTAAATTTCAACTACATAGGCGTGCAGCTTAGCGCATTTGTTTGCGGTCTTTTTGCAGTTTTTGCTGTTGTTTTTATAAGTAGCGTCATCGCAAAGGGTAGGCTAAATTTACTCGTGATGGTGCTAACTGGCATCGTCATCTCATCTCTTTTTGGAGCGCTTAGCTCGCTTATAAAATTTCTAGCTGATAGCGAAGATAAGCTGCCTGAAGTTACTTTCTGGCTAATGGGAAGCCTAGCAAGAAGCGGCGGATATAAAAATTTAGCTCTACTTTTTTGCGTAGTTATGATCTGTCTTGTGCCACTTTTCATGCTTCGCTACAAGCTAAACACGCTTAGCTTTGGCGAAGAAGAGGCTAGGGCGATGGGGCTAAATGTGAAATTTTATAACATCATAATCATCATCGCCTCGACACTTTTAACCGCTACTTGCGTCTCATTTTGCGGTATCGTGGGCTGGGTAGGTCTTGTCATCCCTCACATCATGCGCTTTGTCGTGGGAGCAAATTTCATCACGCTCTTTCCAGCTTCGCTGCTTGGCGGAGGGCTATTTTTGCTTATAGTCGATACCGCTTCACGCAGTCTAATGGCAAGCGAGATCCCACTTGGCGTCATCACTTCGCTAGTTGGCGCACCTCTTTTTGTCTATCTGCTCTATAAGAGCAAAAATGGTTTTGCGTGA
- a CDS encoding iron ABC transporter substrate-binding protein, producing MFKKILLLAFLLVSLQARVVLDSDNKKVEVPDVIERATPLIGAFVQVSAMLGNEDHIISGAPKLPPLMSKIFPKIKSNDNKSGMLSSSVETIIASKTQVVFGPIGMMFDENSKAQLESAGIAVVKIDKFQSIKEIQDSFSKIAEIWGEKSVKRAREFNDYFNDNIKFVSQKTANLTPKKRVLVLNYSSGNFNTISQKDIGAEYISVAGGINLSSELSDGDFKISKAINEEQVIIFNPDIIITNSQKSADAIAKNASFAKLKAVQNGQIFVVPSGVYLWSVRSAEGALYPLWLAKTFYPEQFSDLNLEQKTKEFYERFYNYKLSDSELKEILHPKSEF from the coding sequence ATGTTTAAGAAAATTTTACTTTTGGCTTTTTTGCTTGTTAGTTTGCAAGCAAGAGTGGTGCTTGATAGCGATAATAAAAAGGTTGAAGTGCCTGATGTTATCGAGCGTGCAACGCCTCTGATAGGGGCATTTGTGCAGGTCTCTGCGATGCTTGGCAACGAGGATCATATAATTAGCGGTGCGCCAAAACTGCCTCCACTAATGTCAAAAATTTTTCCAAAGATAAAGAGCAATGACAACAAAAGTGGCATGCTAAGTAGCAGTGTTGAAACGATTATCGCTTCAAAAACGCAAGTTGTTTTTGGGCCAATTGGTATGATGTTTGATGAAAATAGCAAGGCTCAGTTAGAGAGCGCTGGCATCGCAGTTGTGAAGATAGATAAATTTCAAAGCATCAAAGAGATACAAGATAGCTTTAGCAAGATCGCTGAAATTTGGGGCGAAAAGAGTGTAAAAAGAGCGCGTGAGTTTAATGACTATTTTAATGACAACATAAAATTTGTAAGCCAAAAAACAGCAAATTTAACGCCAAAAAAGAGAGTTCTTGTGCTTAACTATAGCTCTGGAAATTTTAACACCATTAGCCAAAAAGATATCGGCGCTGAGTATATTAGTGTGGCTGGCGGTATAAATTTAAGCTCAGAGCTAAGCGATGGGGATTTTAAAATTTCAAAAGCGATAAACGAAGAACAAGTCATCATCTTCAACCCAGACATCATCATTACAAATTCACAAAAAAGTGCCGATGCCATCGCTAAAAACGCATCATTTGCCAAGCTAAAAGCTGTGCAAAATGGGCAAATTTTTGTAGTGCCAAGTGGCGTTTATCTTTGGAGTGTAAGAAGTGCTGAGGGTGCGCTTTATCCGCTTTGGCTGGCTAAGACATTTTATCCAGAGCAATTTAGTGATCTAAATTTAGAGCAAAAAACAAAAGAGTTTTACGAGAGATTTTATAACTACAAGCTAAGTGATAGCGAGCTAAAAGAAATTTTGCACCCAAAGAGTGAATTTTGA
- a CDS encoding iron ABC transporter ATP-binding protein, translating into MENFNANLQDGDIFCLLGSNGVGKTTTFKTILGFLKPLGGEILIDGKDALKMSEKERASFISYVPQAHTPPFAFSVFDVVMMSANARLSIFERPSKEDEKIALDALKTLNLESLKDKIYTDLSGGERQMVLIARALAQRSKVMLLDEPTANLDFGNQMRVLKEIKKLAKQGYIIILTSHQPEQVFYLNAKVAMLGRDKNYIYGEASEAMSSENLKKIYGVDIRVVKNIIDECEHYSCVMVD; encoded by the coding sequence ATAGAAAATTTCAATGCAAATTTACAAGATGGCGACATCTTTTGCCTGCTTGGTAGTAACGGCGTTGGCAAAACGACGACGTTTAAGACGATACTTGGCTTTTTAAAGCCACTTGGGGGCGAAATTTTAATAGACGGCAAAGATGCGCTAAAGATGAGTGAAAAAGAGCGAGCAAGCTTTATAAGCTACGTCCCGCAAGCTCACACTCCGCCATTTGCTTTTAGCGTTTTTGACGTGGTGATGATGAGTGCAAACGCAAGGCTTAGTATATTTGAACGTCCTAGCAAAGAGGATGAGAAGATAGCACTAGATGCACTAAAGACGCTAAATCTAGAGAGCCTTAAAGATAAAATTTACACCGATCTAAGCGGTGGCGAGCGGCAAATGGTGCTGATAGCTAGGGCTTTAGCGCAACGCTCAAAGGTGATGTTGCTTGATGAGCCAACGGCAAATTTAGACTTTGGCAACCAAATGCGAGTTTTAAAAGAGATAAAAAAGCTCGCAAAGCAAGGCTACATCATCATCCTAACCTCTCATCAGCCAGAGCAAGTCTTTTATCTAAACGCAAAAGTTGCGATGCTTGGGCGTGATAAAAACTACATCTACGGCGAGGCTAGCGAGGCGATGAGTAGCGAAAATTTAAAGAAAATTTACGGCGTAGATATACGAGTGGTGAAAAATATCATCGATGAGTGCGAGCATTACTCTTGCGTGATGGTGGATTGA